In Anaerotignum faecicola, the following are encoded in one genomic region:
- a CDS encoding substrate-binding domain-containing protein, producing MNKKALAWLSVSAVLLVALFLASSTDVIIKEKKIPVYNVSVLIDNEDGSGFENFRIGMDEAALRYNVDINFVTLYSDSRPYMQTELLLREAEAGAQGFIISAENGNILEEMLEKAPAGIPIFVVGSPVDSPRIYGGLCPDYEGMAKSITERLIKENGTDGHVTVVTAEKNKTGGEKMCRVMLDVCRENDVEASRVSLGGADEAQTLLNGLSAQGGNIVITPEIKTLEALAAANEKLEKPLPVYGVGFSGVLRRHVESGHVNATAVYDSYSAGYIAVEDIISLISGKGSFGEFQAGYIIADKNNMYTKENETILFPIY from the coding sequence ATGAATAAAAAGGCTTTGGCATGGCTTTCTGTGTCCGCCGTTCTCCTTGTCGCGCTTTTCCTTGCGTCTTCAACCGACGTTATCATAAAGGAAAAGAAAATACCTGTGTATAACGTATCAGTTCTTATTGACAACGAGGATGGAAGCGGTTTTGAAAATTTCAGGATAGGCATGGATGAAGCCGCGCTGAGATATAATGTAGACATAAATTTTGTAACGCTTTACAGCGACAGCAGGCCGTATATGCAGACGGAACTGCTCTTGAGGGAAGCGGAGGCAGGCGCGCAGGGGTTTATAATTTCGGCGGAGAACGGGAATATACTTGAGGAAATGCTTGAGAAAGCCCCGGCGGGCATACCGATTTTTGTGGTCGGCAGTCCCGTAGATTCGCCGAGGATATACGGCGGGCTGTGCCCGGACTATGAAGGCATGGCGAAAAGCATAACAGAAAGGCTTATCAAAGAAAACGGCACAGACGGGCATGTTACTGTGGTTACGGCGGAAAAAAATAAAACTGGCGGAGAAAAAATGTGCCGTGTTATGCTTGATGTTTGCCGGGAAAACGACGTTGAAGCCTCCAGGGTCAGCCTAGGCGGCGCGGACGAAGCGCAGACGCTTTTAAACGGACTTTCTGCCCAGGGAGGAAATATTGTGATAACGCCTGAAATAAAAACGCTCGAAGCTTTGGCGGCGGCAAATGAGAAACTGGAAAAGCCGCTGCCGGTATACGGCGTCGGCTTCAGCGGGGTTTTAAGGCGGCATGTTGAAAGCGGGCATGTAAACGCCACGGCCGTTTATGATTCATACAGCGCGGGATATATCGCCGTGGAGGATATTATTTCGCTTATATCCGGAAAAGGCAGTTTCGGCGAATTTCAGGCGGGATACATAATCGCCGACAAAAACAATATGTATACAAAAGAAAATGAAACGATACTTTTTCCTATATATTAA
- a CDS encoding response regulator: MVNTYRILLVDDEEEVRTSIIQKIDWVKTGFTVVGDAENGEDALEKIEQMEPDVVLTDIRMPYMDGLQLAERLRRDKPSVKVVIFSGFDDFEYAKKAIKLNIIEYILKPVNAEELTGILKKIKLQLDGEIARIKDVNALNESYEKSLPVLRENFLNSLLRGGIKENQIESLIREYRLDIGKSGLWAAVKINIDSFMENNFDTEAESLITISVKRLFDSHLKNFCNFISFHSYAGLVALVGVNHESEFQGVMNRLSQVCRESRRILNQKITIGVGSYVNSLAALNLSFGDASEAVGYGIADGGGDAIFINDVHPVKNTPIYIDGKMESDLVNAVKFGGEKTIAECAEKIADNMKGAAMARNSAQAYIISVFSIILQIIQRYELDHEEIFGVKADYYDILTNIRDFSALKKWLLNVCLKISRSLNTERQDTTQNMILNAKRYIKENYANPELSLETICGYLHISPTYFSTVFKREVGESYTSYLTGIRLEKAAELLSTTDEKTYVIAKQTGYEEPNYFGYVFKKKYGVSPNKYRGK; the protein is encoded by the coding sequence ATGGTAAACACATACCGTATACTTCTCGTTGACGACGAAGAAGAAGTCCGTACAAGCATTATACAGAAAATAGACTGGGTTAAAACAGGTTTTACCGTTGTCGGCGACGCTGAAAACGGAGAGGACGCGCTGGAAAAAATAGAACAGATGGAACCTGACGTTGTGCTTACCGATATACGTATGCCTTATATGGACGGACTTCAGCTTGCCGAAAGGCTCAGGCGTGATAAGCCTTCCGTCAAGGTGGTAATCTTTTCGGGGTTCGACGACTTTGAATATGCTAAGAAAGCTATTAAGCTTAATATAATCGAATATATACTGAAGCCCGTAAACGCGGAAGAGCTTACGGGCATACTCAAAAAAATAAAGCTCCAGCTTGACGGGGAAATCGCAAGGATTAAGGACGTTAACGCCCTTAATGAAAGTTATGAAAAAAGCCTTCCCGTTTTACGGGAGAATTTTTTAAATTCACTTTTAAGGGGCGGCATAAAAGAAAACCAAATCGAAAGCCTGATTAGAGAGTATAGGCTTGACATAGGAAAATCCGGGCTTTGGGCGGCGGTAAAAATTAATATTGATTCATTTATGGAAAATAACTTTGACACGGAAGCGGAAAGCCTTATAACAATATCGGTTAAGCGGCTTTTTGATTCCCACTTGAAAAATTTCTGCAATTTTATAAGCTTCCACAGCTATGCGGGGCTTGTGGCTCTTGTCGGCGTTAATCATGAAAGCGAATTCCAGGGCGTTATGAACCGGCTAAGCCAAGTATGCCGTGAGAGCAGGAGGATACTTAATCAAAAAATAACAATAGGAGTGGGAAGTTATGTAAACTCGCTTGCGGCGCTTAATTTAAGCTTCGGCGACGCTTCCGAAGCCGTAGGGTACGGTATTGCCGACGGAGGAGGCGACGCTATATTTATAAACGACGTTCATCCCGTTAAAAATACGCCTATCTATATAGACGGCAAAATGGAAAGCGACCTTGTAAACGCCGTTAAATTCGGCGGTGAAAAAACGATCGCCGAATGTGCGGAAAAAATAGCCGATAATATGAAAGGCGCGGCGATGGCACGCAACAGCGCCCAGGCGTATATTATAAGCGTATTCAGCATTATATTGCAGATAATACAGCGCTATGAGCTGGATCATGAGGAAATATTCGGCGTAAAAGCCGATTACTATGATATACTTACGAATATAAGGGATTTTTCTGCCCTTAAAAAATGGCTGCTTAACGTCTGTCTGAAAATAAGCCGGAGCCTTAACACGGAAAGGCAGGATACAACGCAGAACATGATATTAAACGCCAAAAGATATATAAAAGAAAATTATGCAAACCCCGAACTGTCGCTGGAAACCATATGCGGCTATCTGCATATAAGCCCTACATATTTTTCAACTGTGTTTAAAAGGGAAGTCGGCGAAAGCTACACTTCATACCTGACAGGCATACGTTTGGAAAAGGCGGCGGAGCTTTTAAGCACAACCGACGAAAAAACTTATGTAATTGCGAAACAGACAGGCTATGAAGAACCGAATTATTTCGGATATGTATTCAAAAAAAAGTACGGCGTTTCACCTAACAAATACAGGGGAAAGTGA
- a CDS encoding sensor histidine kinase: MRSLYESLKKRCAGYRENIGLSQVIWLSFTLTALAAVILAGLSFYGRFSAQAQQTIREENQSLLEQVSSNCSSYLRGVMKVSDTIYYSVIKKTDFSKESIGTSLQLLYETNKDNIESIAVLTVGGELLDAAPAATLKRDIDIKNEQWYKAAILGRENMHFSSPEVSHIFAGGSTDYTWVIPLSRAVEITRGNAAQTGILVINMRYSGLSDILSGVLLGDDAYIYLIDSKGEILYHPLQQLISSGQAAENNKAAASYRDGNYSEVFMGQKRDITVKTIGYTGWKLIGVTPQNTVELSAVKSNLFVAFMALFLLTALILINSYISGKVAAPIKELEESVKGFEYGDWDAPIKAEGFYEVRRLGNSIGNMAGHIKILMADIVAEHEAKRKSELTALQNQINPHFLYNTLDIIVWMIENEKKAEAVRAVTALARFFRISLSRGKNIIPVKDEIEHVKNYLMIQDMRFKNRFTYGFEADEDVETLGTNKLILQPVVENAIYHAMEFMDGDGRIQIKAWEENGVLTFMVEDNGCGMTKEVCGALLKGETVPSKKGSGMGVRNVQERIRLLFGPDYGLDIESEPDEGTKVFIRLPAVPYEKMKEMEAEGHE, translated from the coding sequence ATGCGTAGTTTGTATGAAAGCCTTAAAAAAAGATGCGCGGGCTATCGGGAAAATATAGGCTTAAGCCAGGTTATATGGCTTTCATTCACATTAACGGCCCTTGCCGCGGTTATTTTGGCAGGGCTTTCTTTTTACGGCCGCTTTTCGGCTCAGGCGCAGCAGACTATACGCGAGGAGAACCAGTCGCTTTTGGAGCAGGTTTCGTCAAATTGCAGTTCGTATCTTCGAGGCGTTATGAAAGTTTCCGATACGATATATTACAGCGTCATCAAAAAAACTGATTTTTCAAAGGAATCAATAGGAACCTCACTCCAGCTTCTTTACGAAACAAATAAAGACAACATCGAAAGCATTGCGGTTTTAACCGTCGGAGGGGAGCTTTTGGACGCGGCGCCGGCGGCAACCCTTAAAAGGGACATTGACATTAAAAATGAACAGTGGTATAAAGCCGCAATTTTGGGAAGGGAAAATATGCATTTTTCAAGCCCGGAGGTTTCCCATATATTTGCCGGCGGTTCAACGGATTATACATGGGTCATACCTTTAAGCCGCGCTGTTGAAATAACCAGAGGAAACGCCGCGCAGACGGGGATACTTGTTATAAACATGCGTTACAGCGGCCTTTCTGACATTTTAAGCGGCGTGCTTTTGGGGGACGACGCGTATATTTATCTTATAGACAGCAAAGGAGAAATATTGTATCATCCGCTTCAGCAGCTTATTTCAAGCGGACAGGCGGCCGAAAACAATAAGGCGGCCGCGTCATACCGCGACGGGAATTATTCGGAAGTTTTTATGGGGCAGAAAAGGGACATAACCGTTAAAACAATAGGATATACCGGCTGGAAGCTTATAGGCGTAACGCCGCAGAACACCGTGGAGCTTAGCGCTGTCAAAAGCAACCTTTTTGTAGCTTTTATGGCTCTTTTTCTCCTGACTGCCCTCATACTTATAAACTCATATATATCGGGGAAGGTAGCCGCGCCGATAAAAGAGCTTGAAGAATCCGTAAAGGGGTTTGAATACGGCGACTGGGATGCGCCCATTAAAGCGGAAGGGTTTTATGAAGTGCGGCGGCTAGGCAATTCAATCGGCAATATGGCCGGACACATAAAGATACTTATGGCCGATATTGTGGCGGAGCATGAAGCAAAACGCAAAAGTGAGCTTACGGCGCTTCAAAACCAGATCAATCCTCATTTCCTTTATAACACCCTCGATATAATCGTATGGATGATTGAAAATGAGAAAAAGGCCGAGGCTGTAAGGGCGGTTACGGCGTTAGCCCGGTTTTTCAGGATAAGCCTGAGCCGCGGCAAAAACATAATACCCGTGAAAGATGAAATTGAACATGTAAAGAACTACCTTATGATACAGGATATGCGATTTAAAAACAGGTTTACATACGGTTTTGAGGCTGATGAGGACGTTGAAACCCTAGGCACTAATAAGCTTATACTTCAGCCTGTCGTTGAAAACGCCATATATCATGCGATGGAATTTATGGACGGCGACGGAAGGATACAGATTAAGGCATGGGAAGAAAACGGCGTTCTTACGTTTATGGTTGAAGATAACGGATGCGGAATGACAAAAGAAGTATGCGGCGCGCTTTTAAAAGGCGAAACTGTGCCTTCAAAAAAAGGTTCCGGTATGGGCGTAAGGAACGTACAGGAAAGGATACGCCTGCTTTTCGGCCCGGATTATGGGCTTGATATAGAAAGCGAGCCGGATGAGGGCACAAAGGTATTTATACGGCTTCCGGCCGTGCCATACGAAAAAATGAAGGAAATGGAGGCGGAAGGACATGAATAA